A segment of the Lolium perenne isolate Kyuss_39 chromosome 3, Kyuss_2.0, whole genome shotgun sequence genome:
taagtgaagaatggtttctccattatattgttacttggtttgtaattgaacagatgttcttatgttatggaaaggattaccttattatgatctgttataagatcaagcaatggatcattgattaatatgttattatgttggttttaattccatttgatctaaccccttagatcaaatcatcttttcccaaaacaaggttttaacaaagtcacattgaggtttatagaacttgacttgatgagctacttcagttccaccaaggtcaagtgaaacttcagttactgtgactgttttactttaaagcgcgaaaattctccagattttctatgcatgaatgcaatgcacacatctgtttcctctatttttgtaaccccattacctgggatattacaaaagatatcagagatttatctaaattcagatatatctaaatttagtAAATCTTCAACATCTTTTTATGCAAGATAGTACTACTCTGCGGAAACTGTATCACTGTATGTCCGCTGGTTTTAAGCAAGTTCGAGTCAAGTTCGTTGAACAAGCGCTGCTCACCACTCACTCACAAGCTGGACACGTCAATTAGATCAGCCACGCAACAGTGATGGGTGAAAGTTTAAGCAAATGATCCATGTTAGAGGCCTCAAGACTTGCAGTGCCGGTGTATTCAGATTCACACAGACTTCATTCTTAATCAATGTATGGGCTAGAACCAACTCAAAGTAGTTAAATTTGTAATCTGGGATTCTCGATCGCAACAGTCTTTCCTTCTCGAAATAGGGTAGTTAAATTTGTAATCTGGGATTCTCGATCGCAACAGTCTTTCcttctcgaaataggctttcgccccgctatattaatatagcaaacgACCCGATACAACGAATGCGATGGGGCCGCAGCACAACCAagcccaaaagaaaagaaaaagaaaggaaagaaaaaCTAATGCCGACACCGGCAGATCGACGAAAACGATGACGACacgcaaccgctgcgccctccggagaagtaccaccacgctcctagcacgccgagacgccgcataccaagcaacaccttcacCAAGGAGACGGCGATGACGCCGCCGCTGCCCAGactagtcctagggtttccccggtATGCGGAGGGGATTGAGGAGGAGGTACACCCCACGCCCTTCAGGAAGGCAGGGTGACACCCGCaggcgtcaccgcgtcggtgtcgagcatgccgacagggatttctcccgaccTCCAAACCAACCACCCTAGATGCTCCGACGTGCTCCACCTAACATGCCGCCCACCAGCACACGCCACCACGGTCTTGAAGCCATCCTCGCCGCCTAACTGTGGTCACCGGGTAGGGCCTAGAGGAAGAAAAGGGATGCAGCGGGAACGGGGGTAGCAGCACCGCAGCCACGCGGGAGGGAACTGCCTCCACCCGCCTTCGCGGTAGCCGACCGGACGAGGCTACGAGGCAAACCAGGCCCGAACTGGCCCGGCCGGACCCAAAAGGGCCCGTAAATCCCCGCTGCTACGCTGCAGCTGGCCGGCCGGagtgccgccgccgcccacccacCGCGCCCTGCCTTCTCTTCCTCCAAGGAGCGCCGCCGACGTGCCAAGCGCAGAGCAACCGCCGAGCCCCTCTGGGCCCCGCATGGGCCCAGATCTGGGTCGAGCGGGCCCTGCCATGGCGCCGCCTGCTTTGCTCCGCCGCCaacggccgcgccgccgcccctcctcccACCCGACGTGCAGGTTCCACGCTGCCCCGCCGGACCGACGCCCGCCGAGGTGCACCGCCGCTAGCCCAAGGACCCCGCGGCCCCATCTTCGCGGCGGGTAGAAtcagccccgccgccgccggcactgcGTGGGCAACGCCCGGCGGCACACGCCGACGGCGGCGgcaggggagggcggaggaggaaggCTGGGGAGGCTCGGAGAAGAGGCGCGGCCCGGCCGCCGCGGGGGCAGCGCGGGTCGCGGGAGGGAGTGTTTCCGAACCTCATTGCAACAGTTTTTTAAGAGCACGATTCCCTTCCAACGGAATTAAGAGGTGGAATTACAACCTGCTTGCACGCTGGCCGCATGTGGAGATCAGTAGTTTGCTACGCCGTGGCCTAGGTACCAGCTGGTTATCTAACTAACGTGGGTGTGTGCTCCTCGAGGGAGAAGATAAATAATACCGAGCTATTTGACCTTGCGTCTATAAATTCAATGGCGCCCAGACAGATCGAGGCAGAGCCATGCGCCAAACACTAGCGCGGCGCATATCTGATCGCCAAGTTCATCGGCAAAATGGGGAAAGGAGCTCCCATTTTGCTGCTGGCCTTCGTCCTCTTCCTCACGTCGCACTCGATGCCGGCGTCGGCTGCCATGAAGGCAACTCACTCGCTCTTTCGCGATTCTCACCTTCTTCAAAGAGTCTATGTATGCCTTGTTTCTTCTGATCTCTAATCAATGTATAGTACTCCTTCTGTGCATGCAGTCTTACTTGGTTGTCTCGACGGATCCGGTCTCGGTACTATCTGCTTCAATCGCTGGACTCACCGGTAGGTAAGAACAGAAAAACATTAGCACAATGTTTGTGTCCGTGCATTATACGTGCAGATGAATATGCTTAACTGCCCTTTTTTCTTGGATCCTCGAAAAATGAAGCTTCAAAACCTTGCACATCTTCGATGAAATCAAAGGGATCGGGGTGCATATCGACGATGCTTGGGTACCAGCCCTCCAAAGTTAGTAGTACTGCCGTATTGGTTACACCTGAACCACACATACTATGACGGAATTTTCCATTCCTGTTTGCTGCTCGAGTGATCTGTCACTGACAGCGGCCGAGCATTGTGCATGCCGATCAATATCCAGATCTTCCCGGGGTGGTGGCTGTGATCCAAGACAGGCTTTGCAAGGTCCACACGACGCATTCCTGGGGGTTCCTCGGGCTCGAGACATATGATGGAAAGGCGACCGACGGGTGGAAGAACGCTGCCAAGTTCGGTGAGGGGGTCGTCATTGGGAACGTCGACACGGGTTTGTAATCTGGCCCTTGCAATCTTACATAGTTGTTGGTGTTGCACATTACAGCAGGTTACTATATGTTGCCTCTCTATCACATAATCAACTGCTATAGTGCATATTTGTGCAGCCTGGATGGAAGTTGTCTTAGCTGTGTGAACGTGCATTCAACTAAATCCTTCCTATCCTAAGCTTAAGAGAATCAAATCCCGGTAATGCCGATGTTAGTCAACTCAAACCTGACAACTGATGGCGTCAGGGCGGTGCTCTCTTTTGAGTGCCAGGCAATTAAGCTGCCAGAATTAAATTAGCTAGTCCAATGATACGACAGCACTTGGTTTGAAATGGAAACTGTCGTACCAAAAGTCTCACATCTGTTAAAACTGATCTAACGCTGTTTATGCAGGTGTGTCCCCAACCTCTGAAAGTTTCCGGGACGACGGCTTGTCCGCCCCGTGGTGGTGGCGAGGCAGATGTGACGCTGGCAAAGACACGACCTTCAGCTGCAACAAGTAACGCCAATATTCACACGGGCCACGGCTATAGCTCGTACATCGATCGCCGGCGTCGCTGCTAGCTTGCAGTGGCTTGAAAGTAACATTTCGCTGACGGGCATATGATCGCGGCGCACGCAGGAAATTGATCGGCGCGCGGTTCTTCAGCGCGGGCATCCAGGAGGAGAACTTCATCAACGGAGGGCCGCCGCTGGACAAGACGGACCTGAACTCCCCGCGGGACTATGATGGCCACGGCTCGCACACGCTGTCCACAGCGGGCGGCGGCTTCGTCGCGGGCGCCAGCGCCTTCGGGCACGGGAGTGGCACCGCCAAGGGCGGCTCGCCGCGGGCACGCGTGGCCTCTTACAAGGCGTGCTACGCGCCGGGATGCTCCAGCCTGGACATCCTCGCGGCCATATTCGCGGCGGTCGCGGACGGCGTGCACGTGCTGTCGCTCTCCCTCGGCGGCCCGGCCGAGGACTACGCGGTGGACCTCATGGCTCTGGGCACGTTATACGCAGTAAACACTGGGGTCACAATCGTCTGCTCCGCCGGCAACTCAGGCCCGCAGCCAGGCTCGGTGTCCAACCTGGCTCCCTGGATGCTTACGGTCGCTGCGAGCACCATGGACAGAGACTTTCCAGCTTATGTCACCTTCGGCAACAGCACCATCGAGGTTTGGCCGTTCATGGAACATTTGCACAAATTGTTCATGCCGCTCTGGACGGATGCGATTTATCTGCAGGGACGAAGTCTATCGGATGGCACTCAGCCTGCCCGGCAGATGATCAGCGGGGACAAGGCCAATGCTGCAAACCAAGCTGCCGAGAACTCGTAAGAATCGGATCTTGTTCGGATCCATGTAGTACCGCCAGTTGGAAGTGCAGCTGTGACCATCCCGTGTCGTCTCCAACTTCCTGAACGATGTGATCTCTTGGATGCAGGACGTTGTGCTTGGCCGGCACACTGGACCCTGCTAAGGTGAGCGGCAAGATAGTTGTGTGCACAAGAGGAGTGAACGGCAGAGTGGAGAAGGGGTTGGTGGTGAAGCAGGCCGGTGGCGTCGGCATGGTCCTCTGCAACGATGCCAGCACCGGGGATGAAACCATTGCCGACCCGCATTTCATCGCAGCGGTCCATTGCTCCTACTCTCGGTGCATTGATCTCTTCAAGTACCTCCAGTCTACAGAGTAAGCAGCACATTACCTCCTTGTTAGACAAAGTTAAGTCAATTAATTTGAAACCAATCATGCACTTGATCTCTCCGCTCTAGATCTCCGGTCGGTTACATCACAGCGGTGGACGCAGAGCTTGGTGTGAAGCCGGCGCCAGTGATTGCGTACTTCTCGTCCCGTGGGCCAAATACTATCACTCCACAGATCCTCAAGGTTGGCTTGGCAAGTTTATCCAGTCCCCAAAATTGCTCGGTATCCCAAAATAATAACCTTGCTCGGTTGGCAGCCTGACATCACAGCGCCGGGCGTCGATGTGATTGCTGCCTACAGCGAGGAGGTTCCGGCCACTGACCTGTCTTTCGAAGACCGTCAAGTCCCCTACAACATGATTTCTGGCACCTCCATGTCGTGCCCGCATGTCGCGGGTGTCGCCGGTCTGATCAAGGCGAAGTACCCAGGCTGGAGCCCCGCGATGATCAAGTCAGCCATCATGACCACCGGTGAGAGCACAGCCATTGCAGCCATCAATTTTGTGCATCGAGCCCTGCAATCCCATAGGCTTATTATGGTAACGTGTTTCTCTGTGTAACTACTGTATGTTTGTGCAGCATCCACCATAGCCGACGACTACGGCCAAATCCGGGATGAGGCGGGCGGGGCCGCCACGCCGTTCAGCTACGGCTCGGGCCACCTGAACCCCGTTCCGGCACTGGACCCTGGCCTGGTTTACGACACCACGCCGTTCGACTATGCCAACTTCCTCTGCTCCCTCAAGCCCACCCAGACGCAGAGCTTCAACCTGCTACCCGTCTCGCTCCCATTCCTGCTCCCTCTTTTCATACACTTCAATTCCAACCCGTTCAAGTGCAGTACGGGCGCTCCATTCCGCCCCGAGAACCTCAACTATCCGTCCATCTCCGCAACTTGTATCTCCGGCAGCACCACGGTGAGACGCCGGGTGATGAACGTGGGAACAGAGTCCAGCACTTACACCGTGAGCGTCGTGCAGCCAGCTGTGGGGGTCAAGATCACGGTGCAGCCCAGCACGCTGAGCTTCGGTAGGGTCTACGAGGAGAGGAGTTTCACGGTGAAGCTTGAGGTCTACGACCCTGCCATGGCCGCCGACTATGTGTTCGGCAGCATTGAGTGGTCGGACGGGGACGGCAACCATCGTGTCCGCAGCCCCGTCACCGCCACGACCAAGTGTAGCTAGGGTAATTAAGTGGGGTTTCGAGCCCGAATTAGCAACGAAGATAAAACACCGTGTACTGCCACGCTAAGTAAGCTTGAGCAGTTGTAATCTTTTTGCAAGATGGTGTATGCTTGCATCAAACGTCATCGCTAATTGCGGTGATCTGCTATACTAGTCGGCATTGCTAGTCTACAATTGTAAGGGAAAGAAAATACAGTACTAGCTATAGTGGCCCTCTGCTATTTGTGGTGAGAGAGCGACACAGTTTAAAAATCCGGACTGGACTGGACCGGACCCGCGGTTGGTCCGGAAAAAAACTGGAACCAGCAACCTTAGCGGTTTGTTAAGTCTCACAGAGTAATGGACAATCCTCACAACTGAACCGGAAAAGACAGGAAATTAAACAAAGAATCAATAAGCCACAATCTCAGGGGGGGCAAGAGGACTATGGCAGCTAATTTGGAATGCTAATGCAACACCGAAGCTGAAGGTGTTTGCTCGTGTGTATAAACTCATAGATATAAGAGGAACAAGGATCTGATTCCCACTTGCCACATCTGAAATTTTTGGTCTAAAATTTTGGGGCCATTAAGCGGGAAGTTAGCGGCTATGA
Coding sequences within it:
- the LOC127343506 gene encoding subtilisin-like protease SBT5.3 codes for the protein MYALFLLISNQCIVLLLCMQSYLVVSTDPVSVLSASIAGLTGSFKTLHIFDEIKGIGVHIDDAWVPALQNLPGVVAVIQDRLCKVHTTHSWGFLGLETYDGKATDGWKNAAKFGEGVVIGNVDTGVSPTSESFRDDGLSAPWWWRGRCDAGKDTTFSCNKKLIGARFFSAGIQEENFINGGPPLDKTDLNSPRDYDGHGSHTLSTAGGGFVAGASAFGHGSGTAKGGSPRARVASYKACYAPGCSSLDILAAIFAAVADGVHVLSLSLGGPAEDYAVDLMALGTLYAVNTGVTIVCSAGNSGPQPGSVSNLAPWMLTVAASTMDRDFPAYVTFGNSTIEGRSLSDGTQPARQMISGDKANAANQAAENSTLCLAGTLDPAKVSGKIVVCTRGVNGRVEKGLVVKQAGGVGMVLCNDASTGDETIADPHFIAAVHCSYSRCIDLFKYLQSTESPVGYITAVDAELGVKPAPVIAYFSSRGPNTITPQILKPDITAPGVDVIAAYSEEVPATDLSFEDRQVPYNMISGTSMSCPHVAGVAGLIKAKYPGWSPAMIKSAIMTTASTIADDYGQIRDEAGGAATPFSYGSGHLNPVPALDPGLVYDTTPFDYANFLCSLKPTQTQSFNLLPVSLPFLLPLFIHFNSNPFKCSTGAPFRPENLNYPSISATCISGSTTVRRRVMNVGTESSTYTVSVVQPAVGVKITVQPSTLSFGRVYEERSFTVKLEVYDPAMAADYVFGSIEWSDGDGNHRVRSPVTATTKCS